A genomic segment from Vanacampus margaritifer isolate UIUO_Vmar chromosome 3, RoL_Vmar_1.0, whole genome shotgun sequence encodes:
- the git2a gene encoding ARF GTPase-activating protein GIT2a isoform X5, translating to MSKRMRNTEVCADCCVPEPRWASVNRGVLICDECCSVHRSLGRHSSQVRHLTHTPWPPTQLQMVQMLYSNGANSIWEHSLLDPASVMSGKRKANPQDKLHPNKSEFIKAKYQMLAFVHRMPCREDDSSTAKDLSKQLHSSVRTGNLETCLRLLSLGAQANFFHPEKGNSPLHVAAKAGQVSQAELLTVYGADPGAPDSNGKTPIDYAREAGHHDLADRLVEIQYELTDRLAFYLCGRKPDHKNGQHFIVPQMADSSLDLSELAKAAKKKLQSLSNHLFEELAMDVYDEVDRRETDAVWLATQNHSALVTETTVVPFLPVNPEYSSTRNQGRQKLARFNAHEFATLVIDILSDAKRRQQGNSAASPKDHVELILKNMSARPCSDSQDNDQPDYDSVASDEDTDQELPSSKGDRTKSLDSDLSDGPITMQEYLEVKNALSASEAKIQHLLKANSNLSDELRLMQKKASKFEKQSSMPESDYDNTFNDSEVDDSGLCRRGRLRSSGRLREGSSIPELDDAELEPDPALPSTEDVIRKTEQITKNIQELLRAAQDNKHESFVPCSERIHVAVTEMAALFPKRPRSDTVRSSLRLLTSSACRLQSECRKAVPPEGCPGPDMQLVTQQVIQCAYDIAKAAKQLVTITTKENTN from the exons ATGTCCAAACGCATGAGGAACACGGAGGTGTGTGCAGACTGTTGCGTCCCAG AACCCCGCTGGGCCTCAGTGAACAGGGGGGTGTTGATTTGTGATGAGTGCTGCAGTGTTCATCGAAGTCTGGGCAGACACAGCTCACAAGTCCGTCATCTGACGCACACACCATGGCCTCCTACACAGCTACAA ATGGTTCAGATGTTGTACAGCAATGGCGCTAATTCAATTTGGGAGCACTCACTTCTGGACCCAGCATCTGTGATGAGTGGAAAACGCAAGGCCAACCCCCAGGACAAATTACA CCCGAACAAGTCCGAATTCATCAAAGCCAAATATCAAATGTTGGCGTTTGTCCACCGCATGCCTTGTCGGGAAGATGACAGTTCAACAGCCAAAGATCTGAGTAAG CAACTTCATTCAAGTGTTCGCACTGGAAATCTTGAGACCTGTTTGAGGTTGCTCTCTCTGGGAGCTCAGGCAAACTTTTTTCACCCA GAAAAGGGAAACTCTCCCTTGCATGTAGCAGCAAAGGCAGGGCAAGTCTCTCAGGCTGAACTGTTAACGGTTTACGGCGCAGATCCCGGAGCCCCCGATAGCAATGGCAAAACTCCCATCGATTACGCAAG GGAGGCGGGCCACCACGACCTGGCAGATCGACTGGTGGAGATTCAGTATGAGCTGACAGATCGGTTGGCGTTCTACCTGTGTGGGAGAAAACCAG ATCACAAAAATGGGCAGCACTTCATCGTTCCTCAAATGGCTGACag CAGTTTAGATCTATCTGAACTGGCCAAGGCAGCCAAGAAGAAGCTGCAGTCG CTGAGTAATCATTTATTTGAGGAGCTGGCCATGGATGTGTATGATGAGGTTGACAGGCGAGAGACGGATGCAG TGTGGTTAGCGACACAGAATCACAGCGCCCTCGTGACAGAGACGACTGTGGTGCCTTTCCTTCCCGTCAATCCAGAGTATTCGTCCACAAGAAACCAG ggACGCCAAAAACTTGCCAGATTCAATGCACATGAATTTGCAACTCTCGTGATTGATATACTAAGTGATGCAAAGCGGAGACAACAAGGAAATTCAGCAGCAAGCCCCAAAG ACCACGTGGAACTCATCCTGAAGAACATGTCTGCCAGGCCATGCAGTGACAGTCAAGATAATGACCAGCCCGACTATGACAGCGTAGCGTCCGATGAGGATACAGACCAAGAGCTCCCTTCAAGTAAAGGAGATCGGACAAAG AGTCTGGACTCCGACCTCTCCGATGGCCCCATCACCATGCAGGAGTACCTGGAGGTGAAAAACGCTCTCTCGGCCTCCGAGGCCAAAATCCAGCATCTCCTGAAAGCCAACAGCAACCTGAGCGACGAGCTGCGACTGATGCAGAAAAAG GCCTCCAAGTTCGAGAAGCAGAGCAGCATGCCTGAAAGCGACTATGACAACACATTCAATGACTCTGAGGTGGATGATTCAGG TTTGTGCAGGAGAGGGAGGCTGAGGAGCAGCGGCCGGCTGAGGGAGGGCAGCTCCATCCCCGAGCTGGATGACGCGGAGTTGGAGCCGGACCCGGCACTTCCCAGCACCGAGGACGTCATCCGCAAAACCGAGCAGATCACCAAGAATATCCAGGAGCTCCTGCGAGCTGCTCAGGATAACAAACACGAAAG CTTCGTACCCTGCTCAGAAAGAATACATGTGGCTGTAACAGAAATGGCTGCTCTCTTTCCCAAG AGGCCTCGCTCGGACACGGTGCGAAGCTCTCTGCGTTTGTTGACGTCAAGCGCATGCAGGCTTCAGAGCGAGTGCAGGaaggcggtgcctccggaaggcTGCCCGGGACCGGACATGCAGCTTGTCACCCAGCAGGTCATCCAATGT
- the git2a gene encoding ARF GTPase-activating protein GIT2a isoform X7: MSKRMRNTEVCADCCVPEPRWASVNRGVLICDECCSVHRSLGRHSSQVRHLTHTPWPPTQLQMVQMLYSNGANSIWEHSLLDPASVMSGKRKANPQDKLHPNKSEFIKAKYQMLAFVHRMPCREDDSSTAKDLSKQLHSSVRTGNLETCLRLLSLGAQANFFHPEKGNSPLHVAAKAGQVSQAELLTVYGADPGAPDSNGKTPIDYAREAGHHDLADRLVEIQYELTDRLAFYLCGRKPDHKNGQHFIVPQMADSSLDLSELAKAAKKKLQSLSNHLFEELAMDVYDEVDRRETDAVWLATQNHSALVTETTVVPFLPVNPEYSSTRNQGRQKLARFNAHEFATLVIDILSDAKRRQQGNSAASPKDHVELILKNMSARPCSDSQDNDQPDYDSVASDEDTDQELPSSKGDRTKSLDSDLSDGPITMQEYLEVKNALSASEAKIQHLLKANSNLSDELRLMQKKLQSLQSENTSLRRQVTANIYQTPSTSDYPDPSSPSALKRRQSARASRPMSMYETGSGLKTYLPKGESPYPEEAIPTLHPFSPHASKFEKQSSMPESDYDNTFNDSEVDDSGLCRRGRLRSSGRLREGSSIPELDDAELEPDPALPSTEDVIRKTEQITKNIQELLRAAQDNKHESRPCEREGVRRLRHSLGCFSTLVPWAEKPPTPLHPLSLRSPDPSSCFVPCSERIHVAVTEMAALFPKRPRSDTVRSSLRLLTSSACRLQSECRKAVPPEGCPGPDMQLVTQQVIQCAYDIAKAAKQLVTITTKENTN, translated from the exons ATGTCCAAACGCATGAGGAACACGGAGGTGTGTGCAGACTGTTGCGTCCCAG AACCCCGCTGGGCCTCAGTGAACAGGGGGGTGTTGATTTGTGATGAGTGCTGCAGTGTTCATCGAAGTCTGGGCAGACACAGCTCACAAGTCCGTCATCTGACGCACACACCATGGCCTCCTACACAGCTACAA ATGGTTCAGATGTTGTACAGCAATGGCGCTAATTCAATTTGGGAGCACTCACTTCTGGACCCAGCATCTGTGATGAGTGGAAAACGCAAGGCCAACCCCCAGGACAAATTACA CCCGAACAAGTCCGAATTCATCAAAGCCAAATATCAAATGTTGGCGTTTGTCCACCGCATGCCTTGTCGGGAAGATGACAGTTCAACAGCCAAAGATCTGAGTAAG CAACTTCATTCAAGTGTTCGCACTGGAAATCTTGAGACCTGTTTGAGGTTGCTCTCTCTGGGAGCTCAGGCAAACTTTTTTCACCCA GAAAAGGGAAACTCTCCCTTGCATGTAGCAGCAAAGGCAGGGCAAGTCTCTCAGGCTGAACTGTTAACGGTTTACGGCGCAGATCCCGGAGCCCCCGATAGCAATGGCAAAACTCCCATCGATTACGCAAG GGAGGCGGGCCACCACGACCTGGCAGATCGACTGGTGGAGATTCAGTATGAGCTGACAGATCGGTTGGCGTTCTACCTGTGTGGGAGAAAACCAG ATCACAAAAATGGGCAGCACTTCATCGTTCCTCAAATGGCTGACag CAGTTTAGATCTATCTGAACTGGCCAAGGCAGCCAAGAAGAAGCTGCAGTCG CTGAGTAATCATTTATTTGAGGAGCTGGCCATGGATGTGTATGATGAGGTTGACAGGCGAGAGACGGATGCAG TGTGGTTAGCGACACAGAATCACAGCGCCCTCGTGACAGAGACGACTGTGGTGCCTTTCCTTCCCGTCAATCCAGAGTATTCGTCCACAAGAAACCAG ggACGCCAAAAACTTGCCAGATTCAATGCACATGAATTTGCAACTCTCGTGATTGATATACTAAGTGATGCAAAGCGGAGACAACAAGGAAATTCAGCAGCAAGCCCCAAAG ACCACGTGGAACTCATCCTGAAGAACATGTCTGCCAGGCCATGCAGTGACAGTCAAGATAATGACCAGCCCGACTATGACAGCGTAGCGTCCGATGAGGATACAGACCAAGAGCTCCCTTCAAGTAAAGGAGATCGGACAAAG AGTCTGGACTCCGACCTCTCCGATGGCCCCATCACCATGCAGGAGTACCTGGAGGTGAAAAACGCTCTCTCGGCCTCCGAGGCCAAAATCCAGCATCTCCTGAAAGCCAACAGCAACCTGAGCGACGAGCTGCGACTGATGCAGAAAAAG CTGCAATCTCTGCAAAGTGAGAACACCTCCCTTAGGCGGCAGGTCACAGCCAATATCTATCAGACCCCCAGCACGTCAGACTATCCCGACCCCTCAAGTCCTTCGGCCCTGAAACGCCGGCAATCCGCTCGGGCCAGTCGGCCCATGTCTATGTACGAGACTGGCTCGGGCCTGAAGACTTATCTCCCTAAAGGGGAAAGTCCTTACCCAGAGGAGGCTATTCCCACCCTGCATCCCTTCTCACCTCAT GCCTCCAAGTTCGAGAAGCAGAGCAGCATGCCTGAAAGCGACTATGACAACACATTCAATGACTCTGAGGTGGATGATTCAGG TTTGTGCAGGAGAGGGAGGCTGAGGAGCAGCGGCCGGCTGAGGGAGGGCAGCTCCATCCCCGAGCTGGATGACGCGGAGTTGGAGCCGGACCCGGCACTTCCCAGCACCGAGGACGTCATCCGCAAAACCGAGCAGATCACCAAGAATATCCAGGAGCTCCTGCGAGCTGCTCAGGATAACAAACACGAAAG CAGACCATGCGAGCGCGAAGGCGTGCGCCGCCTCAGACACAGTCTGGGATGTTTCAGCACTCTGGTGCCCTGGGCTGAGaagccccccacccctctccatCCACTCAGCCTGCGATCCCCCGACCCCTCTTCCTG CTTCGTACCCTGCTCAGAAAGAATACATGTGGCTGTAACAGAAATGGCTGCTCTCTTTCCCAAG AGGCCTCGCTCGGACACGGTGCGAAGCTCTCTGCGTTTGTTGACGTCAAGCGCATGCAGGCTTCAGAGCGAGTGCAGGaaggcggtgcctccggaaggcTGCCCGGGACCGGACATGCAGCTTGTCACCCAGCAGGTCATCCAATGT